One window from the genome of Erwinia sorbitola encodes:
- the ybiB gene encoding DNA-binding protein YbiB translates to MEFKKIIKEIGRGKNHARDIDMETARELYRRMLNGEVPDLELGGILIALRIKGEGEEEMLGFYQAMQEQMLRLTPPAQRPMPVVIPSYNGARRQGNLTPLLALLLSRLGFPVVVHGVSDDPTRVTSEQVFAALDIAAVTTPEQAQAKLDAGELVFITVGTLCQPMEQQLALRWRMGVRNSAHTLAKLATPFAEDAALRLASVSHPEYIPRVATFFSAIGGRGLLLNGTEGEVYANPQRCPSITQIAGEETLMLLSRQEEIAPGDDCLPAAKDAATTAAWIRRCLDREVPVPQSLRLQIACCYLATGRAIDLDGALAQIDSAGY, encoded by the coding sequence ATGGAATTTAAAAAAATTATTAAAGAGATCGGACGTGGTAAGAATCATGCCCGCGATATCGATATGGAAACCGCTCGCGAGCTTTATCGCCGCATGCTGAACGGTGAAGTGCCGGATCTTGAACTTGGAGGGATTTTGATTGCCCTGCGCATTAAAGGAGAGGGCGAGGAGGAGATGCTGGGTTTCTACCAGGCGATGCAGGAGCAGATGCTGCGCCTGACGCCACCTGCGCAGCGCCCAATGCCGGTGGTCATTCCCAGCTATAACGGCGCACGTCGTCAGGGAAATCTTACCCCGCTGCTGGCACTGCTGCTGTCGCGTCTTGGCTTCCCGGTGGTGGTTCATGGCGTGAGCGACGATCCTACCCGTGTCACCAGTGAGCAGGTGTTTGCGGCGCTGGATATTGCTGCGGTAACCACACCTGAACAAGCACAGGCAAAACTGGATGCGGGTGAACTGGTATTTATCACCGTAGGTACTCTGTGCCAGCCGATGGAGCAGCAGCTTGCTCTGCGCTGGCGTATGGGCGTACGCAATAGTGCGCATACTCTTGCTAAACTGGCAACGCCGTTTGCCGAAGATGCAGCGCTGCGCCTCGCCAGCGTATCTCATCCGGAATATATTCCGCGCGTAGCAACGTTTTTCAGCGCCATTGGCGGCCGTGGTCTGCTTCTGAATGGTACCGAAGGGGAAGTGTACGCTAATCCACAGCGTTGCCCTTCGATCACACAGATAGCCGGGGAAGAGACGCTGATGCTGCTCTCGCGCCAGGAAGAGATCGCGCCGGGAGACGATTGTCTGCCTGCTGCCAAAGATGCAGCCACTACCGCCGCATGGATCCGCCGTTGTCTCGATCGTGAAGTGCCGGTACCGCAGTCGCTGCGCCTGCAAATCGCCTGCTGTTATCTGGCAACCGGACGGGCAATTGATTTGGATGGTGCGTTAGCACAGATCGATTCCGCAGGATATTGA
- the dinG gene encoding ATP-dependent DNA helicase DinG codes for MALTAALKTQIAGWYKALQQEVPDFIPRAPQRQMIAEVAKTLAGDDGRHLAIEAPTGVGKTLSYLIPGIAVSRAEEKPLVVSTANVALQDQIFSKDLPLLKKIIPELKFTAAFGRGRYVCPRNLSALATDEENQGDLLLFLDDDMTASKDERAICTELEKSLKRYQWDGLRDHCAENIEDSLWQRLSTDKANCLGSNCHWFRECPFYVARREIENADVVVANHALVMAALETESVLPPPKNLLLVLDEGHHLPDVARDALEMSGEITPGWTVLQLDLFCRLVEQCLAQFQPKRPPSLSHPDKLKAHCEEVREQLQMLSQILGLYLPPEGQEGEFRFEMGLLPEEILTICARLFKLSDALRGLAEGMMNDLSEKSGQFDVVRLHRTLIQMNRALGWFEASSKLWRLAAMEQASGAPVSKWVTREIRDGSAHLMFHCAGIRVSEQLEKLLWRKIPHVVVTSATLRSLNSFQRLQEMSGLSEKAGDRFVALDSPFNHVTQGQLIIPQMKYEPMLANEVLHLAEMAHFFRHQIKLAAHKGILVLFASARAMHQFLAYLPELRLMMLVQGDKPRPALVALHRKRVEQGETSVLVGLQSFAEGLDLKGDLLSQVHIHKIAFPPIDSPVILTEGEWLKSLKRYPFEVQSLPSASFNLIQQVGRLIRSHDCYGEIVIYDRRLISKSYGARLLGALPVFPIAQPPMPEGELPKAVTPAVKKKPTFRRRR; via the coding sequence ATGGCGTTAACTGCTGCGTTAAAAACGCAAATTGCCGGGTGGTATAAAGCCCTGCAACAGGAAGTTCCCGATTTTATTCCGCGTGCGCCGCAACGGCAGATGATTGCCGAGGTAGCGAAGACGCTGGCGGGGGACGATGGTCGTCATCTGGCAATTGAGGCTCCCACCGGTGTGGGAAAAACCCTCTCCTACCTGATCCCCGGCATTGCCGTCAGCCGTGCCGAGGAAAAGCCGCTGGTGGTGAGTACCGCTAACGTGGCGCTACAGGATCAGATTTTCAGCAAAGATCTGCCGCTGCTGAAGAAAATCATTCCCGAGCTGAAGTTTACCGCAGCGTTTGGTCGCGGACGTTACGTGTGCCCGCGAAACCTCTCTGCGCTGGCAACAGATGAAGAAAATCAGGGCGACCTGTTGTTGTTCCTTGATGACGATATGACCGCCAGCAAAGATGAGCGTGCAATCTGTACCGAGCTGGAGAAATCCCTTAAACGCTACCAGTGGGATGGCCTGCGCGACCACTGCGCGGAAAATATTGAAGACTCGCTCTGGCAGCGCCTCAGTACGGATAAAGCCAACTGCCTGGGCAGTAACTGCCACTGGTTCCGTGAATGTCCGTTTTATGTGGCGCGGCGTGAAATTGAAAATGCGGATGTGGTGGTGGCGAACCACGCGCTGGTGATGGCCGCGCTGGAAACAGAATCGGTGCTGCCTCCGCCAAAAAACCTGCTGCTGGTGCTGGATGAAGGTCATCATCTGCCGGATGTCGCGCGTGATGCGCTGGAGATGAGCGGTGAGATCACCCCCGGCTGGACGGTGCTACAGCTTGACCTGTTTTGTCGCCTCGTGGAGCAGTGCCTGGCGCAGTTTCAGCCGAAACGCCCGCCGTCCCTCAGTCATCCGGATAAACTCAAGGCGCACTGTGAAGAGGTGCGCGAACAGCTACAGATGCTGTCGCAGATCCTCGGCCTCTATCTGCCGCCGGAAGGTCAGGAGGGGGAGTTCCGCTTCGAGATGGGGCTGCTGCCTGAAGAGATCCTGACCATCTGCGCCCGGTTGTTTAAACTCAGCGATGCGCTGCGGGGTCTGGCCGAAGGGATGATGAACGACCTCAGCGAGAAGAGCGGCCAGTTTGACGTGGTACGTCTGCATCGCACGCTGATCCAGATGAACCGTGCGCTGGGCTGGTTCGAAGCCAGCAGCAAGCTGTGGCGACTGGCGGCGATGGAGCAGGCTTCCGGAGCGCCGGTATCGAAATGGGTGACGCGGGAAATTCGCGATGGCAGCGCGCATTTGATGTTTCATTGCGCCGGGATACGCGTCAGTGAACAGCTGGAAAAGCTGCTGTGGCGTAAAATTCCCCATGTGGTGGTGACCTCTGCCACGCTGCGATCTCTTAACAGTTTTCAGCGATTGCAGGAGATGTCCGGCCTGAGCGAAAAGGCGGGCGATCGTTTTGTCGCCCTCGACTCACCCTTCAATCATGTCACCCAGGGCCAGCTGATTATTCCGCAGATGAAGTATGAACCGATGCTGGCAAACGAGGTGCTGCATCTTGCGGAGATGGCGCACTTCTTCCGTCATCAGATTAAGCTCGCTGCCCATAAAGGCATTCTGGTGCTGTTCGCCAGCGCCCGGGCCATGCATCAGTTTCTGGCCTATCTGCCCGAGCTGCGGCTGATGATGCTGGTGCAGGGGGATAAGCCGCGCCCGGCGCTGGTGGCACTGCATCGTAAACGCGTAGAGCAGGGGGAAACCAGCGTTCTGGTCGGGCTGCAATCCTTCGCCGAGGGGCTGGATTTGAAAGGCGATCTGCTTTCACAGGTGCATATTCATAAAATCGCCTTCCCCCCGATAGACAGTCCGGTTATTTTGACTGAGGGAGAGTGGCTGAAAAGCCTGAAGCGCTATCCGTTTGAAGTGCAAAGCCTGCCCAGCGCTTCGTTTAACCTTATTCAGCAGGTGGGGCGGTTAATCCGCAGCCATGACTGCTATGGCGAAATTGTAATTTATGATCGGCGGCTAATCAGTAAAAGCTATGGTGCACGTCTGTTGGGCGCGCTGCCGGTATTCCCGATAGCGCAACCACCGATGCCGGAAGGCGAGCTGCCGAAAGCTGTCACTCCGGCGGTGAAAAAGAAACCCACATTCCGCCGTCGCCGTTAA
- a CDS encoding GNAT family N-acetyltransferase gives MTHITYQWLEAGQTQQEIPALYEVLDSCVAQGASIGFISRDRQQMTHFWQDVVLNLACGDKQLLVARREGRIVGTIMLALAMPANGKHRAEVIKLLVHPDARRSGIARELMQQAEARARQLGRSLLVLDTRSGDVAESLYLSLGWQVAGQIPHYARSTAGVMDATTVMYKEIEQP, from the coding sequence ATGACTCATATCACCTATCAATGGCTGGAAGCCGGACAGACACAACAGGAAATCCCGGCACTGTATGAGGTGCTGGATAGCTGCGTAGCGCAGGGAGCAAGTATCGGCTTTATCAGCCGCGATCGGCAGCAAATGACTCATTTCTGGCAGGATGTGGTTCTCAACCTCGCCTGTGGGGATAAACAGCTGCTGGTGGCGCGCAGGGAAGGGCGTATTGTCGGCACCATCATGCTGGCCCTGGCGATGCCTGCAAACGGGAAGCACCGGGCCGAAGTGATCAAACTGCTGGTTCACCCGGATGCGCGCCGCAGCGGGATTGCCCGCGAGCTGATGCAGCAGGCGGAAGCCCGTGCTCGTCAGCTGGGGCGCAGCCTGCTGGTACTGGACACCCGCAGCGGTGATGTTGCTGAATCTCTCTATCTCTCACTTGGCTGGCAGGTCGCCGGACAGATCCCACACTATGCCCGTTCGACCGCAGGGGTGATGGACGCCACAACGGTAATGTATAAGGAGATTGAGCAGCCTTAG
- a CDS encoding helix-turn-helix domain-containing protein — MQQTPTEQRLAQRLADLRLEKGWSLETLAELTGISRASLSRIERAETSPTASLLNRLCSAYGLTMSRLLSEVEQGAVQLLRPAQQSVWRDVENGYERRSLSPPAQAFHAELVEARLDGGARIEYDIPPLAGLEQHIWILDGVLEFHMDDRSWRLEQGDCLRFHLFGRTCFHAPEAAGVHYALVVARP; from the coding sequence ATGCAACAGACTCCAACGGAACAACGGCTTGCACAACGACTGGCCGATCTGCGCTTAGAAAAAGGCTGGTCGCTGGAGACTCTTGCCGAGCTTACCGGGATTAGCCGCGCTTCGCTATCCCGCATTGAGCGTGCTGAGACAAGTCCTACCGCCTCTCTGCTGAACCGCTTGTGCAGTGCTTACGGACTGACGATGTCACGGCTGTTAAGTGAAGTTGAACAGGGAGCTGTACAACTTTTGCGACCTGCGCAGCAAAGCGTCTGGCGCGACGTTGAAAATGGCTATGAGCGCCGCTCACTATCACCGCCTGCGCAGGCATTTCATGCCGAGTTAGTCGAGGCGCGCCTGGACGGCGGTGCGCGTATTGAGTACGACATTCCACCGCTGGCAGGGCTTGAGCAACATATCTGGATTCTTGATGGCGTACTGGAGTTCCATATGGATGATCGCTCCTGGCGGCTGGAGCAGGGAGACTGCCTGCGCTTTCATCTCTTCGGTCGTACCTGTTTCCATGCCCCTGAAGCTGCCGGGGTGCACTACGCGCTGGTGGTGGCCCGCCCATGA
- a CDS encoding MerR family transcriptional regulator — MALYSIGDVAERCGINPVTLRAWQRRYGLLKPQRTEGGHRLFDEDDIERIEEIKRWIESGVPVGKVKALIEGENVNIDDGWFALQEEMLAVLRLVRPSKLRTKIATIGKENPAEMLIDHVFVPIRQRLGLDQNTARAMCSLLDGALIDYIAFCLTGSRKKAGKDALLIGWGLTDRTRLWLEAWRLSQQGWRIDVLAEPLDSPRPELFPGQHIFVYTGKAFTKRQQEQISHWQAQGFSITAHGH; from the coding sequence ATGGCACTGTACAGCATCGGCGACGTCGCAGAACGCTGCGGCATCAACCCGGTCACGCTGCGCGCCTGGCAGCGTCGTTATGGTCTGCTTAAGCCACAGCGCACTGAAGGTGGCCATCGTCTGTTTGACGAAGACGATATTGAGCGCATCGAAGAGATTAAACGCTGGATTGAGAGCGGCGTGCCGGTTGGTAAGGTCAAGGCCCTGATCGAAGGCGAAAACGTTAATATTGATGATGGATGGTTTGCACTCCAGGAAGAGATGCTGGCGGTGCTTCGCCTGGTACGCCCGTCAAAATTGCGCACAAAAATCGCCACTATCGGCAAGGAAAACCCGGCAGAGATGCTGATAGACCATGTTTTCGTTCCTATTCGCCAGCGGCTGGGTCTGGATCAAAATACTGCCCGGGCTATGTGTAGTTTATTAGATGGTGCTTTAATTGATTACATCGCCTTCTGTTTAACCGGTTCACGCAAGAAGGCCGGAAAAGATGCATTGCTGATCGGCTGGGGCCTGACTGACCGCACGCGGTTATGGCTGGAAGCCTGGCGGCTTTCCCAGCAGGGGTGGCGTATTGATGTGCTTGCTGAACCGCTGGATTCTCCGCGACCGGAGCTGTTCCCCGGCCAGCATATTTTCGTTTATACCGGCAAAGCGTTCACCAAACGCCAGCAGGAACAGATAAGCCACTGGCAGGCGCAGGGATTCTCTATTACCGCACACGGCCATTAA
- a CDS encoding nuclear transport factor 2 family protein, with product MTQQVALQQLVTFYQTLNSDRLSMLAQIYHTDICLSDPVGEHRGLAVVENYFASLLKNMRYCRFVVTLTREFETDALLLWRMEYAHPSLQRGADQTLEGSSYLQFRDNKVAFQRDYYDMGAMLYEKLPLLGSAINLIKKRLQP from the coding sequence ATGACGCAGCAGGTCGCATTACAGCAGTTAGTTACTTTTTATCAAACGCTGAACAGCGACAGGCTAAGTATGCTTGCGCAGATTTACCATACAGATATCTGTCTTAGCGATCCGGTGGGAGAGCATCGCGGGCTGGCGGTGGTGGAGAACTACTTTGCCAGCCTGTTGAAAAATATGCGCTATTGCCGTTTTGTGGTCACGCTCACCCGTGAGTTTGAAACCGATGCACTTTTACTGTGGCGGATGGAGTATGCCCACCCGTCCTTACAGCGCGGTGCCGATCAGACGCTGGAAGGCAGCAGTTACCTGCAATTTCGAGACAATAAAGTCGCGTTTCAGCGCGATTATTACGATATGGGCGCGATGCTTTACGAAAAGCTACCGCTGCTGGGCAGTGCCATCAATCTGATCAAAAAGAGGCTGCAACCATGA
- a CDS encoding SDR family NAD(P)-dependent oxidoreductase yields MKRVLITGASSGIGLQLARDYAADGWHVTACGRNPERLDELRQHYPQIEICLFDITDLAETRAALSGKLADLAILCAGTCEYLDHGIVEAEKVHRVMLTNFSGPVNCLDSLLPQMQPGSRVALVGSTASMVPLPRAEAYGASKAALAYFARSLAQDVKRQQIGITLVLPGFVDTPLTQRNDFAMPMIVDVVQASRYIRHGLAKGKAEIAFPPLFAFILRVTSRLPLVLQRLLTQKIAR; encoded by the coding sequence ATGAAACGCGTTTTGATCACCGGAGCCAGCTCCGGCATTGGCCTGCAGCTGGCCAGGGATTATGCCGCTGACGGCTGGCACGTCACCGCCTGTGGACGCAACCCTGAGCGACTGGACGAACTGCGCCAGCACTATCCGCAGATTGAGATCTGCCTGTTCGACATCACCGACCTCGCCGAAACGCGCGCCGCACTCAGCGGCAAGCTGGCCGATCTGGCAATCCTCTGTGCAGGCACCTGCGAATATCTCGATCATGGCATTGTCGAAGCCGAAAAAGTACACCGCGTGATGCTGACCAATTTCAGCGGCCCGGTGAACTGCCTCGACAGCCTGCTGCCACAGATGCAGCCCGGCAGTCGCGTGGCGCTGGTGGGTTCCACCGCCAGCATGGTTCCTCTGCCCCGTGCGGAAGCCTACGGAGCATCAAAAGCGGCGCTGGCCTATTTCGCACGCAGCCTGGCGCAGGATGTCAAACGCCAGCAGATCGGTATCACTCTTGTGCTGCCTGGTTTTGTCGACACTCCGCTGACACAGCGCAACGATTTTGCCATGCCGATGATAGTCGATGTGGTTCAGGCCTCGCGCTATATCCGGCACGGGCTGGCAAAAGGCAAGGCTGAGATCGCTTTCCCGCCGTTATTTGCTTTTATCCTGCGGGTAACATCCAGACTCCCCCTGGTTCTTCAGCGTCTGTTAACGCAAAAAATAGCGAGGTAA